A DNA window from Brassica napus cultivar Da-Ae chromosome A4, Da-Ae, whole genome shotgun sequence contains the following coding sequences:
- the LOC106447396 gene encoding E3 ubiquitin-protein ligase MBR2-like isoform X2 yields MLNEGMPFSSHWNSSTGPNAYTASGHSVERLHYNPGTSGPSHVPVMSSAAATFSAPHEHYVTSASSSYCNSQTWSLDSYVDLHMENVRGAQKRKTPCDSSVYEMGSSSHYHGGRTSSDIPFSSELDMGKSTTRDHGPHYMPWLMNPSYRSNNLSIRGESSSRNVRSRPTLDLETSIDRNIFSRSLDLDSHPTHHNVDHSSSGQFPGQTSHRNKDWNWNFPRHSPVPRDLNGFSPKTNNFLPTRSVANSTSVDTSWYHQGLIGNRNSTVSHGFPGTSTQSATSSRFSHRSTPTYRSSSNGLRLEHSASSSGDRSPFVTETYPSRHLRPPPHISWRSSDRPGRRRSSYERFQPPFDEVALHEPFSSQGFMAVDHQQHYGSRNMHDHHRDLRLDIDDMTYEDLLDLVERIGSVNTGLSNGAIASCLLETIFYPLYQTDEERKCAICLEEYKEGEELGELKGCGHDYHGGCIKKWLSLKNSCPICKSPAFT; encoded by the exons CTACAATCCAGGGACTAGCGGCCCCTCCCATGTTCCTGTCATGAGTTCAGCAGCTGCAACTTTCTCTGCTCCACATGAACATTATGTGACATCTGCATCTTCTTCGTACTGCAACAGTCAGACATGGTCATTGGATAGCTATGTTGATCTACATATGGAAAATGTGAGAGGAGCACAGAAGCGGAAAACCCCATGCGATTCTTCCGTCTATGAAATGGGTAGTTCAAGCCATTACCACGGTGGCAGAACTTCCTCAGATATCCCTTTCTCCTCGGAGTTGGACATGGGAAAATCAACAACTCGTGATCATGGTCCTCATTACATGCCGTGGCTCATGAACCCAAGTTACAGAAGTAATAATCTCTCGATCAGGGGAGAGAGTTCTTCAAGGAATGTCCGGAGTCGTCCTACACTTGATTTAGAGACTAGTATagatagaaatattttttcaagAAGCTTGGACCTTGATTCTCATCCTACACATCACAATGTTGATCACTCTAGCTCAGGTCAGTTTCCTGGTCAAACATCTCACAGGAATAAGGACTGGAACTGGAACTTTCCTAGACACTCCCCAGTACCTAGAG ATTTAAATGGCTTTAGTCCAAAGACAAATAATTTTCTTCCCACGAGAAGTGTCGCCAACAGCACATCTGTTGATACCTCTTGGTATCACCAAGGGCTAATCGGAAACAGAAACTCTACAGTTTCCCACGGTTTTCCTGGAACTTCAACACAATCTGCAACTAGCTCCCGCTTCTCTCATAGGTCAACACCCACCTATAGATCTTCTTCAAACGGTTTGCGATTGGAACATTCAGCATCTTCTTCTGGAGATAGGTCTCCTTTTGTCACTGAGACATATCCTTCTAGGCATCTGAGGCCACCACCACACATCTCATGGCGTAGCAGTGATCGCCCAGGGAGACGCAGGAGTTCCTATGAGAGGTTTCAGCCTCCTTTCGATGAAGTTGCTCTCCATGAACCATTTTCATCTCAG GGATTTATGGCTGTAGATCACCAACAGCACTATGGATCCAGGAATATGCATGATCACCACAGAGACTTGAGGCTCGACATCGATGACATGACCTACGAG GACCTTCTTGATCTTGTTGAAAGGATTGGGAGTGTGAACACTGGTCTATCCAATGGCGCAATCGCCAGTTGCTTGTTAGAGACGATATTCTACCCGTTGTATCAAACGGATGAGGAAAGAAAATGTGCAATCTGCCTG GAGGAATACAAGGAAGGAGAAGAGTTGGGGGAACTTAAAGGGTGTGGTCATGACTACCATGGAGGGTGCATAAAGAAATGGCTGTCTTTGAAGAACTCTTGCCCTATCTGCAAATCACCTGCTTTTACCTGA